Proteins from a single region of Bradyrhizobium diazoefficiens:
- a CDS encoding NAD(P)H-binding protein, whose protein sequence is MKIVVIGGTGLIGSKLVAKLKQQGHEAVPASPKSGVNAVTGEGLAAALAGADVVVDVANAPSWEPAAVLEFFEQSSKNLVTAEAAAGVKHHVALSIVGTDRSPDIAYFLAKLAQETIVKASSVPYSVVRATQFFEFLGAIGEASAVGGNIVVPSALFQPIASDDVVDSLAEIATGRPLNGTIDIAGPEKAPFHEFVARRLKAAGDSRPVVGDPSAQYYGAPIDDTSLVPLGEVRLGKTPLATWLTRV, encoded by the coding sequence ATGAAGATCGTCGTGATCGGCGGGACCGGATTGATTGGATCCAAGCTCGTGGCGAAGCTCAAGCAGCAGGGCCACGAGGCCGTGCCAGCCTCGCCCAAATCGGGCGTGAACGCCGTGACCGGAGAAGGCCTCGCTGCGGCACTGGCTGGGGCGGACGTTGTCGTCGACGTCGCCAACGCGCCGTCCTGGGAGCCTGCCGCCGTGCTGGAATTCTTCGAGCAGTCGAGCAAGAATCTCGTCACGGCCGAGGCCGCAGCGGGCGTCAAGCATCACGTGGCGCTGTCGATCGTGGGAACGGATCGGTCGCCCGACATCGCCTATTTTCTTGCGAAGCTTGCCCAGGAGACCATCGTCAAGGCCTCTTCGGTCCCCTATTCGGTCGTCCGTGCCACCCAGTTCTTTGAATTCCTCGGCGCCATTGGCGAAGCGAGCGCGGTCGGAGGCAATATCGTCGTTCCATCGGCGCTGTTTCAGCCGATCGCATCCGACGACGTGGTTGATAGCCTCGCGGAGATCGCTACGGGACGTCCACTGAACGGGACGATCGATATCGCAGGCCCCGAGAAGGCTCCCTTCCATGAGTTCGTTGCGCGCCGCCTGAAAGCCGCCGGCGACAGCCGTCCGGTGGTGGGAGACCCCAGCGCGCAGTATTACGGCGCTCCCATTGACGACACGTCGCTGGTCCCGCTTGGCGAGGTGCGGCTCGGGAAAACGCCGCTCGCAACATGGCTCACGAGGGTCTGA
- the ftsH gene encoding ATP-dependent zinc metalloprotease FtsH: protein MTKTRFNIAYAVAAVFAVLLIQHLITTASQIAVIPYSQYQQLLRDNKIESVGISDRTLQGTLKEPLKSGQKQFITTRVDQDIAQELEKHNVRFTGQIESTFFRDLLSWLMPVLLFFGLWWYIGRRIAEGGGLGGGLMQIGKSKAKIYVESNTGVTFADVAGVDEAKDELREVVDFLKAPGDYGRLGGRMPKGILLVGPPGTGKTLLAKAVAGEAKVPFFSISGSEFVEMFVGVGAARVRDLFQQAHDKAPAIIFIDELDALGRARGIGPFAGGHDEKEQTLNQLLVELDGFDSRSGLVILAATNRPEILDPALLRAGRFDRQVLVDRPDKKGRIDILKVHMTKVRLAPDVEPDAVAALTPGFTGADLANLVNEAALLATRRGAKAVGMSDFNNAVERMIAGLEKRNRLLNPREREIVAYHEMGHALIALSLPGVDPVHKVSIIPRGVGALGYTIQRPIEDRFLMTKEELENKMAVLLGGRAAELIVFGHLSTGAADDLRRVTDIARSMVTRYGMSEQLGSIAYERDPGNFLASTDHPYPVREREYAEETAAAVDREVRVIVDNVFQRTQGLLTMRRSILDRAAKKLLEKETLEQSDIDALIREMPKEGLRAV, encoded by the coding sequence ATGACGAAAACCCGCTTCAACATCGCCTATGCCGTCGCCGCCGTTTTTGCCGTTCTGCTCATCCAGCACCTGATCACGACCGCCAGCCAAATCGCTGTGATCCCGTACAGCCAATACCAGCAGCTCTTGCGCGACAACAAGATCGAGAGTGTCGGCATCTCGGATCGCACCTTGCAGGGCACGCTCAAAGAGCCGTTGAAGAGCGGACAGAAGCAATTCATCACGACGCGCGTCGATCAGGACATTGCCCAGGAGCTCGAGAAGCACAATGTCCGCTTCACGGGCCAGATCGAAAGTACCTTTTTCCGCGACCTTCTGTCATGGCTCATGCCGGTCCTGCTGTTCTTTGGTCTGTGGTGGTACATCGGCCGTCGCATCGCGGAAGGCGGAGGCCTCGGCGGCGGCCTGATGCAGATCGGCAAAAGCAAGGCCAAGATTTATGTCGAATCCAATACCGGCGTCACCTTTGCCGACGTCGCCGGCGTCGACGAAGCCAAGGATGAGCTTCGCGAAGTCGTCGATTTTCTGAAGGCTCCCGGCGACTATGGCCGGCTCGGCGGGCGGATGCCGAAAGGCATCCTGCTGGTGGGGCCGCCCGGCACAGGCAAAACCCTGCTGGCCAAGGCGGTGGCGGGCGAGGCGAAGGTGCCGTTCTTCTCGATCTCGGGTTCCGAGTTCGTCGAGATGTTCGTCGGGGTCGGTGCCGCGCGTGTCCGTGACCTCTTCCAGCAGGCGCACGACAAGGCGCCTGCCATCATCTTCATCGACGAACTCGACGCGCTTGGCCGCGCGCGTGGGATCGGCCCGTTCGCAGGCGGCCACGACGAAAAGGAGCAGACGCTCAATCAATTGTTGGTCGAGCTCGACGGGTTCGACTCGCGGTCCGGGCTCGTGATCCTCGCCGCAACCAATCGGCCGGAAATCCTCGATCCCGCCCTGCTCCGCGCCGGTCGCTTTGATCGCCAGGTGCTGGTCGATCGCCCCGACAAGAAGGGCCGTATCGATATCCTGAAGGTTCACATGACTAAGGTGCGCCTCGCTCCCGACGTCGAGCCGGACGCCGTCGCCGCGCTGACGCCGGGGTTCACCGGCGCCGATCTCGCCAACCTCGTCAATGAGGCGGCGTTGCTCGCCACACGCCGCGGCGCCAAGGCGGTCGGCATGAGCGACTTCAACAACGCCGTCGAGCGGATGATCGCGGGCCTCGAGAAGCGGAACCGCCTTCTCAACCCCCGCGAACGCGAGATCGTCGCCTATCACGAGATGGGTCACGCGCTGATCGCCCTCTCTCTGCCGGGGGTGGATCCCGTCCACAAGGTCTCGATCATTCCCCGCGGCGTGGGGGCGCTCGGCTACACCATTCAGCGGCCAATCGAGGACCGCTTCCTGATGACCAAGGAGGAGCTGGAAAACAAGATGGCGGTTCTGCTCGGCGGCCGTGCCGCCGAATTGATCGTGTTCGGTCATCTCTCCACTGGCGCGGCCGACGATCTGCGCCGCGTCACCGACATCGCCCGCAGCATGGTGACGCGCTACGGCATGTCGGAACAGCTCGGTAGCATCGCCTATGAGCGCGATCCCGGCAATTTCCTGGCCAGCACCGACCACCCCTATCCCGTCCGCGAGCGCGAGTACGCGGAGGAGACGGCAGCGGCCGTCGACCGCGAGGTCAGGGTGATCGTGGACAACGTGTTCCAGCGGACGCAGGGCCTTCTGACCATGCGACGGTCCATTCTCGACCGCGCCGCAAAGAAGCTGCTGGAGAAGGAGACGCTGGAGCAAAGCGATATTGACGCGCTGATCCGCGAGATGCCCAAGGAAGGCCTGCGGGCGGTGTAG